From the Chiroxiphia lanceolata isolate bChiLan1 chromosome 13, bChiLan1.pri, whole genome shotgun sequence genome, one window contains:
- the LOC116793620 gene encoding histamine H3 receptor-like, translating into MDQDGPWLNLSGSACAAGGPFAAGTAALLAALMGLLVLATVLGNALVILAFVVDRSLRTHGNFFFLNLAVADLLVGGFCIPLYIPYVLTGEWRLGRGLCKLWLVVDYLVCTASVFNIVLISFDRFICVTRAVSYRAQKGMTRNAVLKMMAVWIAAFLLYGPAILSWEHIAQKSILPEGECHAEFFYNWYFLMIASTFEFFTPFITVTYFNLSIYLNIRKRTSLRNESLSPGQENCEMSFQGKKREHAIFFVKPANRDKHKKAASSLPPPRKTSRLQASAERGSRSLNLKVSPDLPPLQVDVKMKPLGNGFYKATESSCNAPKVDFANTVANRLRLSRDKRVAKSLAIIVCVFGLCWAPYTLLMIIRAACHGHCVHYSLYEISFWLLWVNSAINPVLYPLCHMSFRKAFIKLLCPGKAKIHPHIFM; encoded by the exons ATGGACCAGGACGGGCCGTGGCTCAACCTGTCCGGCAGCGCCTGTGCGGCGGGCGGGCCCTTCGCCGCGGGCACGGCCGCGCTGCTGGCCGCGCTCAtggggctgctggtgctggcCACGGTGCTGGGCAATGCCCTGGTCATCCTGGCCTTCGTGGTGGACCGGAGCCTCCGCACGCACGGAAACTTCTTCTTCCTCAACCTGGCCGTGGCCGACCTGCTGGTGG GCGGCTTCTGCATCCCCCTCTACATCCCCTACGTGCTGACGGGCGAGTGGAGGCTCGGCCGGGGCTTGTGCAAGCTGTGGCTGGTGGTGGACTACCTGGTGTGCACCGCCTCCGTCTTCAACATCGTCCTGATCAGCTTCGACAGGTTCATCTGTGTCACCAGAGCG gtCAGTTACAGGGCTCAGAAAGGGATGACCAGAAATGCAGTACTGAAGATGATGGCTGTATGgattgctgcttttcttctctatgGTCCAGCCATTCTCAGCTGGGAGCACATTGCCCAAAAGAGCATCCTCCCTGAAGGAGAGTGTCATGCAGAATTTTTCTACAACTGGTATTTCCTGATGATTGCCTCTACCTTTGAATTCTTTACACCTTTTATCACTGTTACATACTTTAACTTAAGTATTTACCTCAACATCAGGAAACGTACATCCCTCAGAAACGAAAGCCTCTCACCTGGTCAAGAGAACTGTGAAATGAGCTtccaggggaagaaaagggaacaCGCTATATTTTTTGTGAAGCCAGCTAACAGAGACAAACACAAGAAGGCAGCAAGCAGCCTTCCTCCCCCAAGAAAGACTTCAAGGCTTCAAGCCTCAGCTGAGCGTGGCAGTCGCTCATTAAATCTGAAAGTCAGTCCCGACCTTCCACCCCTGCAGGTGGATGTGAAGATGAAGCCTCTTGGGAATGGTTTCTACAAAGCCACAGAAAGCAGCTGCAACGCCCCCAAAGTGGACTTTGCCAACACTGTGGCAAATAGATTGAGACTTTCCCGGGACAAAAGAGTAGCAAAGTCTCTGGCAATTATTGTCTGTGTGTTTGGGTTGTGCTGGGCTCCGTACACACTCCTGATGATCATCAGAGCAGCCTGCCATGGGCACTGTGTGCACTACTCCCTCTATGAGATTTCATTCTGGCTCCTGTGGGTGAATTCAGCCATTAACCCTGTTCTATACCCACTGTGTCACATGAGCTTTAGGAAAGCCTTTATAAAACTCCTGTGTCCAGGAAAGGCCAAAATTCACCCTCATATTTTTATGTGA